A stretch of DNA from bacterium HR17:
ACACAGCGGATAGCGGTCGTCGCGACAATCCGCTGGTCGTTGATGGCGATAGCCTCTGCACCCGCGTTGCGCAACTCGTTGACGATCATCAGCAAGTCGGTGTCGTGGACGATGCCAAAGGAAGGGTCACCGATGGACGGTTTAGGGGCGTCCGTGACGCGGACGATAATGCCCGGTCCCCGCACCCGCGTCAAGCCCGCAAGCACCCGTAACCGTTGCAGTTCCGCCGTTAGCCGTTCGGTAATGCTGCGCCCTTCCGCCATCGCCTGCTCGTAGTTACGCAATTGTTCCCGCAGTTTATCTACCTCTTGCCGCAAGTGGCGGATTTCGTCTTGCGCGCTGGCTAAACGGTCAATCAAAACGACGGCGCGAGCCCCTTGCGGGGCTTGCTGGGAACTGAGGGTGCGCACCTGCACCGCAATCAACAAGCCGAGGGTGAAGCAAATAGCGACAACGGCAAACCGTTGCTCCCATTGGGACGCCGAGCGCATTGGATGTCACCTTCTCTATCTTTCACCCACGCCTACGGACGAGTTTGATACCAAACGCTGATCGCCGTCAGACCGCTCAGGTCAGCCACCCACGGCGGCGTTAAACCCATTTGTTTGCGCAACGCTATGCCTAACCGCACCTTCATGGGCAAGGCGAACCGATTACCTAACCGCAGCCATGTGTTGTCAGGGAGACAAACAGCGACCTCGCCAAATTGGCTGACCCAAACAGCCCGCACAGGCACGCGCTCTCTCGCGCACACGGTCAGCGTTTGATACACTGCAGGCATACATTTTTGCACCGATTCACGCGGGGGTAACAACAGGAGCGGAAAACCAGTTGCTGTCAAGGGCACCTGCACCCATCGTCGTCCGTGACAATCTACCAACGCCCCTTTGTCCCCTTGCGGCACAATGCCCAGCAAGCGGGGGGCTTGGGCAGTGATAACGACGGTGTGGGGAAAACGCCATCGCACCTTCACGGAGCCGACCAATTCGCCCTTTAACCACGCTTCCACCCGCTGAGGCGTTGCCCACCAGAAAGGACGCCCCAAAAGTTGCGCGTTCACGCGCGCCATCGCGCCGAACCCGATGGGGGCATCACCCTCCCACGCGACCCGACGCACCATCGTGCCGGCTGTCAGCCCTATCAGCAGGACGACCACCGCACTCGCTCGCACGACCCATCGGCGATAGCGCTTCATAATCTCCAGCCACCTGCCTGTAGGGCGTTTTAACCTGTCGGTGCCGCGAGGGCATCCTCCACCAACATTTGCACCAACGCCTCAAATGACCACCCAGCCGCCCGCGCAGCATCGGGCACCAAACTTACTTCCGTCATGCCGGGGATAGCGTTCAGTTCCAGCACGAAAAGCCGCTCGGCTGCGTCCACCATCATGTCGGTGCGCGTGACGCCCCGGCACCGCAGCAAAGTGTGAATGCGCACCGCTATCACTTGCGCTTCCCGCTGCGCTCGTTCCGAGACGGATTGAGGCGGGATATGGTGTTCCGCCATCCCTGGCGTGTATTTTGTAGCGTAGTCAAAAAATTGGGTCTTAGGCACGATTTCCACGACGGGCAACGCCTGGGCGCTTTCGCCCTGACCGATGACGGCGACGGTGATCTCCGCGCCCACAATGCGCCGCTCCACTAACGCTTCTGGGTCGTAGCGCAACGCTTCCGCAAGCGCCGCTCGCAACGCCTCGCGGTCGGGTTTTTCTACGACGCTGGCACCGATGGTGGAACCTTGTGCCGCTGGTTTGACGACGCACGGATAGCCCAGCCGCTCTTCCACCGCATCTATTGCACCGTGCGGGTCGCGCTCAAACGCCAACCGGGTCACGACGGCATGGTCTGGGGTCGGAATGCCCTCCGCAACCAAGAGCCGCTTGAAATGGATTTTGTTCATCGCCAGAAAGCAGGCGGTCGGCGGGGAAAAGGCGTAAGGCACCTGCAACAGTTCCAGCATCGCTTGCAGCGTCCCGTCCTCGCCGTAACCGCCGTGCAGCACCGGAACAACGACATCCGGTTGGATTGCCCCGATCCACTGGGGTAATTCCTTCGGTGAACAGAACATCAACGCCTCCGCGTTCGCTGGGGGCAAAGGGTGAGGGGGCAAGGAACCCGCGTAGCGGTAAGAAAGGTCAACGGGGAACACTTGATAGCCTCGGCGCACCAGCGCTCGTGAGACCGCTTGCCCCGACCGGAGCGAGACTTCGCGTTCGGGCGAATCGCCTCCCATCAAGACCAAAACCCGCACCATCGCGGCGGTCACCCGTCCTCGCCGACGATTTGCACTTCATACTCCAGCGCGATACCGAACTTGTCAAGGACGGTTTGACGCATCACCTCTGCCAACGCCAACACATCCTTCGCCGTCGCCTTGCCCAAATTGACGATGAAGTTGGCATGAACGGTGGAAACTTGCGCGTCGCCGATGCGCACGCCTTTTAACCCTGCGGCTTCCAACAGCCGTCCCGCACGGTCGCCGGGCGGGTTTTTGAAGATGCAACCGGCGCACGGTAGGTTGACCGGTTGCGTTTTCCGCCGGTAGTGCCAACGCTGGCGGATGCGATCCATGACGGCGGTCGGGCTGTCAGGGTGGAGCGCCAGCGCCACACTGACCACGACGAGCCCGTGCTCCCGCAGGTTGCTCCAACGGTAACCGAACTGCAAATCCTTGGCGGTCAACTCGCGCATCTCTCCGTCGCTGTCTACGACGGTGACCCGGCGGACTCGTTGCCCGATGAAATCCTCGGCGGTTCCCGCGTTAGAAATGAGCGCCCCGCCGACCGTGCCGGGCACGCCCGTGCAACATTCCAAGCCACCTAAACCCCGTTGCGCGGCTCTCACGAGCAAATGGGGCAAATACGCCCCCCCGCCGACTTCCACTTCCGTCGTGTCAAAGTTGATCTGAGCCAACTCTCCTGTCAAGTGCAAAACGATGCCGCGAATGCCGCCGTCGCGGACAATCAGGTTGCTGCCTTCGCCTAAAACGAATATCGGTAGGTCGCGCTCGCGCGCAAACTGGATGACGCGGCGCAACTCTTCTGGCGTGCACACATGCACCAATGCGTCGGCGGGTCCGCCGACTTTCAAGGTGGTGTGCTCTGCCATCGGCGTGTTGAACTGCGGCGGTAAACTGATCAGGCGCGTCAAAAGGTGCCTGTCCTTGTCGGTCATCCCTCCGTCAACCTCCGCATCGGCGGTGGTGCAAGGCGGCTCTAACACCCTGGTCCCTCGTCCCCTTCAGCGCAGCGACCTGCGGCGTTAGACAACGCTGTCATCAATTTTGGTGCTATTTTGTAGATATCGCCGGCGCCGACCAATAAAACAGCGTCGTTGGGGCGCGCGAAACGGACGACTTCTGCAACTATATCGTCGCAATTGGGTGCGAACTTGACATATGTTTGCGGCGTGCGTGCACGGACGGCGTGAGCAATTAGCTCCCCCGTGACACCCTCTGTCAGCGGCTCCGCTGCGGCGAAAATGTCCGTTACCCAAACGCCATCCGCGTTTGCGAGGGCGTCGCCAAACGCTTGCCATAACCGTTGGGTGCGGCTGTAACGGTGGGGTTGAAAGACCACCCAAAGGCGTCCTCCGCAAAACACTTGGCGCGCGGTCTGCAGCAACGCCTGCACTTCTGTCGGATGGTGCGCATAGTCGCTCACGATAGTTATGCCGCGAACGCGCCCGATGGTTTCAAACCGACGACGCACCCCACGAAACTGGGCGAGGGCGTCAGCGACGACAAAAAAGGGCGTTTGGGTCAGTTCCAAACATGTGCACAACGCCGCCAAGGCGTTGGCGACATTGTGTTCGCCAGGCACGCGCAGCCGCACCTCACCCAACTCGCGCGGACGACGCCGCACCCGAAATCGCCACGTCCCATCGGGACAGGGTGCGACAGCGTAGGCGGTGTAGTCAGCTTCGTTGCGCACCCCGAACCCCACCCACCAAACAGGGCGGGACACCGTGAACGGCAACCGACGGGCACGCGGGCAGTCCGCGTTGACCACCAACAACCCCTCCGCGCTCAGGCGCGCGGCGAACGCGGCGAAGGCGGCTGTCACGGCGTCTTCATCGGCATAATGGTCGGGATGGTCCAACTCAATGTTGGTGACGACGATGTGGGTCGGCGAAAGTTTCAAAAAGGAGCCATCGGACTCATCAGCCTCCACGACCATCCAGTCGCTATGCCCGATGCGGCAGTTGCCCTCAAAATTGATGACCTCCGCACCGACCAGCACTGTCGGGTCGTAGCCCAGACAAGCAAGGATGTGCCCGATCATCGCCGTCGTTGTGCTTTTGCCGTGGGTGCCAGCGACCGCGATGGAGGTTTTGCCGTGCAGCAAAAGCGCTAATGCATCCGTCCTGTGCAGCGTTGGCAACCCCCTCTGTCGCGCCGCCACCAATTCAGGGTTGTCCGCAGCGATGGCGCTGCTGACGATGACCGCTTCCGCGTCGCCGACCTGATGGGCGGCATGCCCGATGAACACTTT
This window harbors:
- the ddlB gene encoding D-alanine--D-alanine ligase B, which encodes MVRVLVLMGGDSPEREVSLRSGQAVSRALVRRGYQVFPVDLSYRYAGSLPPHPLPPANAEALMFCSPKELPQWIGAIQPDVVVPVLHGGYGEDGTLQAMLELLQVPYAFSPPTACFLAMNKIHFKRLLVAEGIPTPDHAVVTRLAFERDPHGAIDAVEERLGYPCVVKPAAQGSTIGASVVEKPDREALRAALAEALRYDPEALVERRIVGAEITVAVIGQGESAQALPVVEIVPKTQFFDYATKYTPGMAEHHIPPQSVSERAQREAQVIAVRIHTLLRCRGVTRTDMMVDAAERLFVLELNAIPGMTEVSLVPDAARAAGWSFEALVQMLVEDALAAPTG
- the murB gene encoding UDP-N-acetylenolpyruvoylglucosamine reductase; the protein is MTDKDRHLLTRLISLPPQFNTPMAEHTTLKVGGPADALVHVCTPEELRRVIQFARERDLPIFVLGEGSNLIVRDGGIRGIVLHLTGELAQINFDTTEVEVGGGAYLPHLLVRAAQRGLGGLECCTGVPGTVGGALISNAGTAEDFIGQRVRRVTVVDSDGEMRELTAKDLQFGYRWSNLREHGLVVVSVALALHPDSPTAVMDRIRQRWHYRRKTQPVNLPCAGCIFKNPPGDRAGRLLEAAGLKGVRIGDAQVSTVHANFIVNLGKATAKDVLALAEVMRQTVLDKFGIALEYEVQIVGEDG
- the murC gene encoding UDP-N-acetylmuramate--L-alanine ligase, with translation MAFPYRKVHMVGIGGAGMSAIAEVLLAEGVQVSGSDLEGSSYTERLQRKGAKVFIGHAAHQVGDAEAVIVSSAIAADNPELVAARQRGLPTLHRTDALALLLHGKTSIAVAGTHGKSTTTAMIGHILACLGYDPTVLVGAEVINFEGNCRIGHSDWMVVEADESDGSFLKLSPTHIVVTNIELDHPDHYADEDAVTAAFAAFAARLSAEGLLVVNADCPRARRLPFTVSRPVWWVGFGVRNEADYTAYAVAPCPDGTWRFRVRRRPRELGEVRLRVPGEHNVANALAALCTCLELTQTPFFVVADALAQFRGVRRRFETIGRVRGITIVSDYAHHPTEVQALLQTARQVFCGGRLWVVFQPHRYSRTQRLWQAFGDALANADGVWVTDIFAAAEPLTEGVTGELIAHAVRARTPQTYVKFAPNCDDIVAEVVRFARPNDAVLLVGAGDIYKIAPKLMTALSNAAGRCAEGDEGPGC